The genomic window AACCAGATCCGGTAAAAATAAACAAAAATGCAGACATGATTATTAGATTGATGTATTTCATTCTCTTTATCTTATCCATTATGTTTTTTAACAAAGTCTCGATAAACGCTTGAGTAACTATCTTGTGTCGTTGTTAATAGGCCATATCACTCCATTGCTGTTAGAAACGATTAAAAAAAATAGCCTATTCGCTCGTTAAATTCAAGGCTGTCGATTAATAACAGATCAAAATCAGGATTACCAATTTGTCAGGTTCTAAACTTTCAGACAAGACGGTCAATTTAGGTTCAGATAGACGTGAAAAGGATTTCATTGACCTGACGGCACAGTAGATTGTCAGTATCAAAAATCGTCTTGTTAATACGCCGGACCGGCACCATCCCCATAAGTGCGTTGGTTACAAATACGTTCGGGAGAGCACAAAGGTTTTCAACATCCATGGAAACCTTGCATACGTCAAAGCCTCTTTTTGTCATAATCTGCATGACGGACATAAGTGTTATCCCATTAAGCACATGACGGGAATCAGGCACGATGACATTTTTTCCATCCACCGCGATGATGTTGCAGGTATTTGTTTCAGAAATAGTGCCGTCTGAATTTAGAATCAGGGATTCATCCGCCTCATGATCCAAGGCAAAGGTACGGGCCAGATCGTAAAACAGGTAATTCATGGATTTATGGTCTGCTAAGAAGGAGTGCCGGGCATGGGGAAAGGTTATCAGATCAAGACCTTTTTTGCCAAGCATTTCAAGACGGTGCACATAGGTGCGAATAAAGGCGGCGGCAAATACATGCCGCCCGGGGCGGTGATCCTTCGCCGCCACAAGCTTAACCGCGCAGGTCTCATGTTTAAATCCGTTTTGAAAAATAAGTTGTCCGATCACCGATTCCCAGCAGATATCCGGCAAAGTTCCACCGAACACAGATTCCCAAGATTTTTCCAGCCGCTTGATATGTTCAGGCAGTCGAAGGGGTACTCCAGCGTCCACCCGGATAGTTTCAAACAGACCGGCACCATATAAAACGCCTGGAATATCGGCTGGTATCTGGGCAAGGTCCTGGGGGACAAAACAGCCGTTTACCCAGGCTATGGCCGATTTTTTACTATTTAGACCAGACTTGTGAGCCAGGGTATCCATTAATGTTTTACCCTTGGCCAGGGTCTCGTCAAACTCTTTTTGGGGAGCTGAGTCATAAACCACACCGCCCCCAACGGAAAAACTCAATCGCCCGTCATGGACAACGGCGGTACGAATGGCAATGGAAAGATCCATAGTGCCATGAAAGCTTAAGTATCCAATAGCACCAGTATACACATGGCGCTTTACAGGTTCGAGGCTGTCAATAATTTCCATGGCGCGGATCTTGGGGCAGCCGGTAATGGATCCCCCGGGAAAAGCAGCCCGGACGACTTCAGCGCAGGAGACACCAGCTTTCAGCTGCCCTTCAACCACAGAGACCAGATGATACACATTGTCATAGGGTTCCAGGCGTTTGTGGGCAGTCACCTCCACAGAATCATATTCGGTGACCCGGGACAAATCATTACGCATCAGATCCACAATCATAGTCAGTTCAGCATCATCTTTAATACTGTTAGATAAAATTCCGGCGTTTTCCCTATCCTGTTCAGGTGTGTCCCCCCTGGCAATGGTTCCTTTTATCGGCCGTGTTTCAACTGTCTGGTTCTCAACTTTAAGAAAGCGCTCGGGGGATGTAGAGACCACCTGGTGGTCCCCGGCCTGGACAAAGGCGAAAAATGGGGCAGGATTCTTTTCAAACAATTTTAAAAACAGGGCATAGGCATCACCGCTGAAATCGGATTCAAACCGCTGTGACAAATTGGCCTGGTAGATATCCCCCCGCCTTAAATGCGCAATAATTTTAGATACAGCTGACAGATATTCCGGCTTACCAAAAGAAGAGACAAGACCTGTACCATCAGTGCAGAACGTGCCGGGCTGCCAGGATTGTTTGAGTCGCTTTACAAATAATTCTTCTCTTGCCAGTACATCTTTTTGCCCTATATCCTGGTCAAACACAGGCAGACAAAGCAATTTTTCGCCGGTTTTTCGATCCTGGATTAAAATGACGGAGGGGGCATACAGACAAATATCGGGTAGCCCTAAGCCCACACAAGTCCGGGGAAGATCTTCAATTGTGTCTTTTAAATCATAGGAAAAATAACCAAACAGCCCCGCAGTTACCGGCAGTTTGAATGCTTTATCAAAAAAGGAAAATTGCGTTATCAGGGTGTCAACCAGCCCCAAAGGATCCTGTTCAGTTTTATGACTGACAAAGTTCCCTGCTGAATCTTTGAGTTTAATACAGATGGTGTCCCCGGTCCCTTTCACCGTCAGCCAGGGATCTACGGATAGAATATGATACCGTGAACAGTCCAAATCAGACCCGGACAAAAGCACCACCGTGCCCTCCTGCTGGGAAAACCGGGCAGCAGCATGTTCAAATGGCAGATCAAAATTAAAACCCCGG from uncultured Desulfobacter sp. includes these protein-coding regions:
- the pabB gene encoding aminodeoxychorismate synthase component I, whose protein sequence is MSEKIFLPRITDIVVRGFNFDLPFEHAAARFSQQEGTVVLLSGSDLDCSRYHILSVDPWLTVKGTGDTICIKLKDSAGNFVSHKTEQDPLGLVDTLITQFSFFDKAFKLPVTAGLFGYFSYDLKDTIEDLPRTCVGLGLPDICLYAPSVILIQDRKTGEKLLCLPVFDQDIGQKDVLAREELFVKRLKQSWQPGTFCTDGTGLVSSFGKPEYLSAVSKIIAHLRRGDIYQANLSQRFESDFSGDAYALFLKLFEKNPAPFFAFVQAGDHQVVSTSPERFLKVENQTVETRPIKGTIARGDTPEQDRENAGILSNSIKDDAELTMIVDLMRNDLSRVTEYDSVEVTAHKRLEPYDNVYHLVSVVEGQLKAGVSCAEVVRAAFPGGSITGCPKIRAMEIIDSLEPVKRHVYTGAIGYLSFHGTMDLSIAIRTAVVHDGRLSFSVGGGVVYDSAPQKEFDETLAKGKTLMDTLAHKSGLNSKKSAIAWVNGCFVPQDLAQIPADIPGVLYGAGLFETIRVDAGVPLRLPEHIKRLEKSWESVFGGTLPDICWESVIGQLIFQNGFKHETCAVKLVAAKDHRPGRHVFAAAFIRTYVHRLEMLGKKGLDLITFPHARHSFLADHKSMNYLFYDLARTFALDHEADESLILNSDGTISETNTCNIIAVDGKNVIVPDSRHVLNGITLMSVMQIMTKRGFDVCKVSMDVENLCALPNVFVTNALMGMVPVRRINKTIFDTDNLLCRQVNEILFTSI